One region of Candidatus Hydrogenedentota bacterium genomic DNA includes:
- a CDS encoding HPr kinase/phosphorylase: NPVIHHHMEIRGVGIIDVRSIFGVGSVRNSKRIGMVAELEDWDEKTDYDRLGMSEKYVEILGVRIHHMRIPVKPGRNVGIIIEVAALNQRLKEMGISSADQLDKNVSSRNKQMGL, encoded by the coding sequence GAATCCTGTTATCCACCACCATATGGAGATCCGTGGGGTGGGCATTATTGATGTGCGCTCCATCTTTGGCGTGGGCAGTGTCCGCAATTCTAAACGTATCGGTATGGTGGCCGAGCTGGAAGATTGGGATGAAAAGACCGATTATGATCGGCTGGGCATGTCAGAGAAGTACGTTGAAATTTTAGGCGTTCGGATCCACCACATGCGTATACCCGTGAAACCGGGCAGAAACGTGGGAATCATTATTGAAGTTGCCGCATTGAATCAGCGTCTGAAAGAAATGGGCATCAGTTCCGCCGATCAATTGGATAAAAATGTTTCCAGTCGAAACAAACAAATGGGACTATGA